In Halanaeroarchaeum sp. HSR-CO, one DNA window encodes the following:
- a CDS encoding beta-ribofuranosylaminobenzene 5'-phosphate synthase family protein produces the protein MDVQVSTSARLHFGFVNLSLSNERLYGSVGVALEEPRTVVHASRADTPTVDEPGLHSLVEAVCSVLDVPGARVRIETEYPQHVGLGSGTQRALAVLAAVARAYDDEPRIRTRAPMLGRGGRSGVGVATFESGGFVLDDGHPTGQFTTEPPVTGDWTVPRVAARHDIPADWRFLIVVPAGSRGPHGQDEDRSMRATVERADPTLSDRIAGLVVRRILPAVTAGDVSAFGDGVAELGRLNGRWYAEEQGGVYRPPVGDLVTHLSREPAIEGAGQSSWGPAVYGITDAANAAAARRAGKTALAAAGLDGDVVVTGGRNVGASVEW, from the coding sequence ATGGACGTCCAGGTCTCGACGAGCGCGCGCCTCCACTTCGGCTTTGTCAATCTCTCGCTCTCGAACGAGCGACTGTACGGGAGCGTCGGCGTCGCCCTCGAGGAACCCCGGACGGTCGTCCACGCCTCGCGAGCGGACACTCCCACGGTCGACGAACCTGGCCTCCACTCGCTGGTCGAAGCGGTGTGTTCGGTACTGGACGTCCCTGGGGCCCGCGTCCGCATCGAGACGGAGTATCCCCAGCACGTCGGTCTGGGAAGCGGTACCCAGCGGGCACTCGCCGTGCTGGCCGCCGTCGCCCGTGCCTACGACGACGAGCCACGGATCCGGACCCGCGCCCCGATGCTGGGCCGTGGCGGCCGGAGCGGCGTCGGGGTGGCGACCTTCGAGTCCGGCGGGTTCGTCCTGGACGATGGACACCCGACCGGTCAGTTCACTACCGAGCCACCGGTGACCGGCGACTGGACCGTCCCGCGGGTCGCGGCTCGTCACGACATTCCCGCGGACTGGCGCTTTCTGATCGTCGTCCCGGCCGGGAGTCGGGGCCCTCACGGTCAGGACGAGGATCGGAGTATGCGCGCGACGGTCGAACGCGCGGACCCGACCCTCAGCGATCGCATCGCGGGCCTCGTCGTCCGCCGTATCCTCCCGGCGGTCACGGCCGGCGACGTTTCGGCGTTCGGTGACGGGGTCGCAGAATTGGGTCGGTTGAACGGCCGGTGGTACGCCGAAGAGCAGGGTGGCGTCTACCGACCGCCGGTCGGCGACCTTGTCACGCATCTCTCCCGGGAACCGGCCATCGAGGGCGCGGGGCAGTCGTCGTGGGGGCCGGCCGTCTACGGCATCACCGATGCGGCGAACGCGGCCGCCGCCAGACGGGCCGGGAAGACGGCGTTAGCGGCCGCCGGACTCGACGGTGACGTGGTAGTCACTGGCGGGCGTAACGTCGGTGCGT